The Harmonia axyridis chromosome 3, icHarAxyr1.1, whole genome shotgun sequence nucleotide sequence aataaaaagacacAGGACACAACCATTTCATCGAACTTGTAATTACTTAAAACTGGTTTGAAAACCTACATAACCACAATCTGCCGAGATACGATAATAATTCACGAACCGCCACTGACATAGAGCATTGATAGAATGAATGTAAAATTAAGCTATAGTTCTTTTGAACCAGAACAAAGTTGGGTGAGTATATACTAATGAGGAAAAGACTTTAATACACCTACTTATCCTGAGATAATTTTAGTTCGTATATTATATTCCATGAATGTAAATGAaaatctaataaaaaaaatcaaatatttaatttgaatgatGCTGGAATAAACAACCTAATCTAAGGCAACCTTAATTAGGGGCACTCCTTGGTTTTTAGAAACGTCGATGTTGATACCAGACACATCGACTTCCTTCAGTTTGGGTAATTTCTCCTTGAGTCCGGTCAAATTGATCTCTTTTATGGGGTTATGTCCTAAGTTTACTCTCTCCAAGTTGGGCAAAGAGGGTATGTCTTTAGTTTCCACTTTTTCTATCAGGTTACTTCCCAAATGCAATTCCTTCAAAGTCTTCAATGATGCCAGGCTACCGGTTGGAATGGTCTTGAGCTTGTTGTtcctcaaaatcaatatttccagTTTTTCCATTCCATTGAAAGCACCATCTTCAATATTAGCTAGGTTACTGTACTCAACCTCAAAATTTTTTAGATTTGACCCCACTAAGCAGTTAGCTTGAATAACAGGAATGTTGATCTTGTGTAGATAGAACCTTTCCATTGCCTTCATTTGAGCCAACTTCTTCAGATCATCCTGGCTAATGGGTCCGAATTTGGTGTTGATCACCTCAACTGTTCGGAGTTTCGAACAACAAGTTGAGATGTCGCTTTGAACTTTGTTGAAGTGACTGTTTGACAAAACTATTGTTTGAAGGTTCTTCAAAGGGTGTAAAAAGTTTTCGTTGAAACTTGAGAAATTACATCCATCCAAGGTAAGGGTTTCAACATTTTCGAGGAGCTCCAAGGTCTTGGCGTTCATGGTTCCGTGATAATCTTGTATGACGATGTCTTTTGCTTCGAGCAACTGCACTGGTATGCCATTCTGGGAGTGAACACACCAGATTAAGGTAGTAAAAAGCAGGAAAGTTTTGAAGATCCTGCAAAATTGAGTATGTTAGTTTGTTTAGGAAGCAATCTGCACCATGTAAAAAGAATTCAGAGCCAGGAAAGTACAAAGATCTAAAACCCACGTCGATTGTATTTGAAATGGACAGccatttgaacagtttaatctgttagatattatgcaatgtttatgaatttttgtattattcatttgttgctattaggtaggtacctacgttttgtttttcatgttagtgatgagtgtattatctttgtttgtttACTCTActttaaataaaaatcacaaatgaaaattatccaattgatcctttttttcatatgggaaatccattgctcattaacaaaaaatcattattatttgatgttttagtgttttttttaacatttttgaacatcctacctacatagtatcatacataattttgaagggaaaaaaataacgaattcaacgaagtaatgatatatagggtgttccattaaaaaaatataggtttgtgttgaatcttcaaaacaataccccgaaaaaaaaaattgagtacgccactggattctacgcagaattctgattgagacgtagtttttacatctgcattatttctaataacttcggagataaaggaggggtccgaaaagtatcaatttccaaaatcagcctgtatcttttgaacggaaacagttaggGGGAGAGGGGGCACAATGATGCAAGGGGCACATAGATACGCAAGCATTATCCAATAATCAATTGGATGTATTCGAGTGCTGCCATCTCTAAAACGCTCATAGAAATGTTTGAACGCTTCCTATTAATTCGCGGCGACCGACAGTCAGCCGTTTGCGCTCTACAAGTAGTAACGTGTTTTGAGTGCGACCAACTAAAAAGGGACGTGCAATATAAAAGTGTTTATTCGGTGTTTTGTACCATCTTGCGAGGATCTATATATACCAAAGGTAAGTTGGGGAATCTAATATTATGGATTtagtattttattcaaaatgatttagttagtttcttttgtataattttcattttgaaaaaaatctcttGGGGCACTTAGATACAACAAAGTACGGGGCACTTTGATGTGTATCAATGTGCCCcaataaaattgttaaatatttcgaattgaaattacATAGGTAGTTTTTTATTCTGTCATCAGAAAATGGTGCGCACATACAAGCCCAAGACTGAAAGACGTAGTTTAGATGAAGAGAGGATCAAGAGCGCCGTATCTGAAGTTGCATCGAAGGTATTATCTATCAGAAAAGCAGCCGAAAAATATGGTATCAAACCTGCAACTCTGCAGCATCGTgttgaaaaatttagaaaagctTCAGAGGAAAACCAATCGTCATCTTCTAATTTGTATGGGTCAAAGTATACTGTTGCTCAAGTATTTACTGCCCAGCAAGAGAAACTTTTTTCCGAATATTTGTTAACTTGCAGCAAGATGCATTATGGGTTATCCTTGCAGCAACTTTTAACATTAGCATACGAGTATGCAGAACATTTGGGATGCAAATATCCAGAatcatggaaaaaaaataaatgcgcGGGGAAAGACTGGGCAGCAGGATTTAGAAAGAGAAATCAAGAGCTTAGCCTGAGAAAGCCTGAAAATACAAGCGCTGCTAGAAGTTTTGCATTCAATAAGACTGCTGTGGCTGAattctttaataattttgagcgTGTAATGTTACGCTATAAATTTACTCCTGATCGTATTGTCAATTTGGATGAAACAGGTATTAATACAGTATTACCAACTCCTAAAGTTTTGGCTGATAAAAAACAAAGGCAAGTAGGACAAACTGTGTCAGCTGAACGTGGAGAATTGGTAACGTTTTGTGGAATAGTCACAGCAACAGGTTCTGCTCTTCCTCCTGTTTATATTTTTCCTCGAGTTCATTTTAAAGACCCGTTTTTAAATGGGGCTCCCCAAGGCAGTCTTGGTTTGGCAAACAGGAGCGGCTGGATGACGGCAGAATTGTACATACAAGTTCTTAAACACATTCAAAGACAAACTTCATGCTCTAAAGATAACCCAATTCTAATTATTTGCGACAACCACGAGTCACACATTTCTATTGAAGCTGTCAACTATTGTCGTGACAATGGGATTATCTATCTTTCTTTGCCACCACACACATCACACAAATTACAACCGCTGGATGTCAGTGTTTTTGGTCCATTCAAAAGCAAACTAAAAACAGCATTTAATGATTGGCACATTCGAAATATTGGTAAGACCATATCCATATATAACATTGCAGAACTTTCAAAATCTGCCTTTTTGGAGTCTTTTACACCCAAGAACATCACAAGCGGCTTTTCAAAGCCAGGTATTTGGCCATTTAACAGACTCGCATTCGGGGATGACGATTTTGCACCTATAGAAATTTACAGTGAGAGTTTCCAAgaggaaaacaaagaaaataacCAGGATATAGAGAGACAGAAAGTAGATTGTGTGGAGCTGGAAATAAGTCCAAATGAAGAAATTCTGGATGAAAGCTGCAACAGAGACCAAACACAAAAGGACCCTTTTGATAACCGATCGGATTTTGATACATCTGCGAATATTGTTCCACCTCTCAACGTTTCACCATTTCCAAAGGCAGGAACAAGCTGTCAGACTAATGATAACACAATGTCTCCAGCAGCTGTACGACCATATCCAAAAAAGGCTTTGAATGAAAAGACATCTAAGAAAAGGAGAGAAAAAGGAAAATCCAGGGTTTATACTGACACACCagaaaaaaatcggttacaaATCCTATATGaggaaaaacaaagaaaacgaGAAGTTAAATTGATGAAGCAAAAAGCAAAGGAGCTGAAAACAGCAAGAAATTTATTGGGACTTACACGAACtaaaaaatctaaaaagaaaAGAGTATGTCTTCGTTTGAAGCCAATGTCGGATTCGGACTCTAGTGAGAATGAGCTATTGAAATTAAGTGATGATGACGATGATGAAGTGTCAGATGAAAGTGAAGAAGGTGGAGAGTTTGAAATCCCTAAtcctaaaaatataaatattgggGATTTCCTTCttattaaatttgaaaagaagaaaACTGTAGTTCATTATGTAGCTAAAGTCATTTCTAAATACAGTTTGACTGAATACCAAGTGTTATATCTTAGAAAAAATCAAAGttcttatatttttgttttcccTGATGTAGAAGACCAAGCAAGCGTTGATTTCAGAGATGTTGTTTTACACTTGTCTAAACCAAACTGTACGAAGGGCACAGCTCGAACATCTTCTATGTATACTTTTTCAGTTAATTTAAGCGCATACAATGTGCAATAAAAGTAGCAATACAAGTGTTCTTAATAATATTACTTGAGTTTACTATTTTGTTAACGTATAAGAGGTTTTATATGATTGTGTTTGTTTCGTTTTCTGAGATTTATTTGTTTGAATAAAAGGATAGTCTGTTGTGAAGAAATCAGACGTTCTTAATTCTTAATTTAATTAAGTTTCAAGCATTTTGTAAGACTGATtacaatattttcagaataataaagaataatttttataaaagtGTTATACTTTATCAAATTTCATGCAACCTCCACTTTGTATTAATGTGCCCCAAGTGATGTATCTAAGTGCCCCGTTAGTGGGGCAGAATGATTCAAAAGCCATTTTTTACAAAACACGTACTAATAATTTTCTTCTACTACTTAAACTATTTTTACCCTTGGCATTATAATATTTATACATTTAGCTAAATGTTGACttgaaaattaatcaaaaatatgtcatttattcacatattatttgaatttcaatttttctgtaTCAATCTACCCCACTTCCcctatgcaaaatctgattacaccaacttgagtttcacgaaaaagtaggacaggaacgtgaaaaccgcaaggctctatcttaaataacaagcgagaaacctggctgtctcacccaaaatgggatgcactgtacagcaaatgtgtgaattgttcatggaaaatttcatgatatgAATACCTATGTTACTGCTTCCGTAGCCGTgacatttggctgatatcgtttaaCAACGTTAATTTTTCACTTCctcttcataataaaataaaaatacattcctttttttgtttaatttactttttcttaatatcaaaatgaaaccacttattggaaaaccctctatatataaaaattatttctctgTTCAAATTATGACCGATACAAGGACCACGAAGTTTGTAGATGATGCCCAAAGACTAATATAATCAATAATGACGTTGAAATACAatgaaaatcataaactgaTATGACATAAAATAAGAAATCCCTAAATGTTTTATTCTACGCTGATTTCAGAAAAAGAAAACTACAAAGTCAGAGTGTTATAATTTATATCACTCAAAATGTTTTATaggaattttatttgtttctttaCAGCTAGCATATCGAATTTCATTGGAATAGCTAGTAGCTACTAGTATTGAAGAGTCCCGAGAGTCCGTAAACATGTTTGTCAGTTAGTTTCATCAGAtctttcaatattaaaaaaattacagaagtaTTGAAGAGTTACATAATTGAtatgtaataaataataaacaatcaGTACTGACTATTTTTGAACAAATTACGAATAGTGTTTTGAAGTATATGTATAGTTAATTCAATACTTACATTTTGTTGGTTATTTCCAACTGCCCAAAACCAAACTGAATCCAAATCGTCGTTGCATCTATTTATTACTTCAATCTAATTTCAATGAGTCGATaggtcaaaaaaatattttctaaaaaGTTCCATGTTTTATTAATCATAATCAGCGTTGATAAGAAGAAGATTTATTCTCTTGTGCTGAAGTAAAATCGTATATGTATATTAGTTGGCCACCAAGGTATCCGATAAAATTCAGAGTATGCTTTACTTTGAGCAAAAATTTGCTAGGTTTTACTTTTCCACAGTGTTTGAAATACATGAGGTAAAACACTCCCAGTGACCTTTGAAAATGCTTCATTCTAATAAAAGAGTAATAAGAGTGCCATTAATGAATTCACTCAATGTCATCAGTGATATTTTGTTTACTCTATACTTGATACGATAACAAATTAAAATTTGGAAATCAGTTACAAATTAATGAATAACGAATATTCAAGCCATATTTCGTGAGGCTCAAATCATGGATTGATTTTAAAAAAAGTGGTTAAATTTCGTGGACTCAGATAATATTTGGATATAAATTTCACTGGAATATCGTATGTTTCTGAATTCGATCGAATGGGTTATCTAGAAATTGAGCAGTGCAGCTTAAaccctgaaaaaataattaaattcttcCGATTTGATAAATCTCGAAATCATAGATATACCTATTGCGGAAAAGCGActgatttgtttgaaattttgtcgATTATTTCCTGGGAGAAACGAAGAAATGCAAATGTGCCATCTGAAGTTTTTCTTTGGAATCTTCATTTGTGATCCACACCATTTCAATGTTATCATCTTTAGAATCTTATTGAGAATTTggctataaaaaaaatagacTTATGGATATGCAGAGCAAAATCTGAGAACAGAAGTTGTTGAAAAGAATTAACATCATACATTGAAACatacatgtaggcttggttaatcgatcgtctagaggtatgattcgattacctggcctttcgtctttttctccgtgactgtTGGATTTGTactaattaaactcttttcaattatttacatctatctacaaagccacacttatacagtacaaactcagtattgggaagatcctaattacgtcttaattacaagtttctcactacggtactgaatttcgtctttaactcgtttgttgattactcgaaacgtcttcgtttatcacgtcttcgtcgtacttcaagttttcggtcgtcttttctaactcgtcttaatttagtccgcgaaccgtcttttcgtctcaCTTCTTAAGTTGACcaaccgaacttgactcgtcttcagCTTAAGTGGAACTTTACCcatcttcggcttaatttgaactctacccgtcttcggcttaatttgaactgtgctctctgccgattggaacttaccctgtctcgaatatcgacctcccttctttcggcttgaccacacccttagggaaagtaccatcccctagtccaataagaattttgccgtaccgcccacaaagatcttcgcggattcctggaaatcgaataatctcgaaggactagaacctgatacacagatgtgacacatctggtacgaccgtattgtcttcgaattTTCACAACCCCCctgtaaatctcttcaagatttacaactccatgacatatcttcgacacctcgaagaaaaacacatcattttcacattaaatgtacaataacaattcgttccctgtaaattcattgaaactgtcatgccctcgacacttgaagaaattaataggtctccaagtatccggttgaccatctcaattatttacagggaacgataactggatcctacatacatatatattgaaacatttatacattgaaaattattaagATTGATTTCACTTTGAGGAGTATAATTCGGTATCAATATTTTCTcgttattgaataaatattcatttatattgtatatttgtatattttttgctttttcttcgacttttcatttgaagaaatgtTTACTTTTCGAGTGGCATATAGTGCCTGCAATAGTTAGTTCGCAGAACTTATCAGTAATCACAAAGACACAACCATTTAAACCAACTTGCAGTAACCTAAATCTGGTGTGAAAGCGACCATAACCACAATCTCCCGACCTACGATAATTACTCACGAGCCGCTACTGATATAGAGCATCGATAGAATGAATATAAGAAGCTATAGTTTTTTTtaaggagaaaaaaaattaagtactGACTAATGTGTAAAGAGCTGCAATATACCCACTATCCTGTCATAATTTTAGGTTTTATATGTTATTccttgaatataaataaaaatcaaatacataaattaaatatttaattcGAATGACGAATGATTATAGGAGTCATAACAAGTGGAACACCTAAATTTGCCAAAAGATCGACTCGCATACCACTAACATCGACCTCCTTCAGTTTGGGtaacttcttcttgagaccCCTCAAATTGAGGCCTTCGATAGGGTTGAATCCCAAGTTCAGTTTCTCCAAGTTGGGCAAAGAGGGTATGTCTTTCGTTTCcactttttctattttgttaTTTCCCAAATGCAATTCCTTCAAACTCTTCAACGATGCCAGACTTATGGTTGGAATGGTCTTGAGCTTGTTGTtcctcaaaatcaatatttccagTTTTTCCATTCCGTTGAAAGCACCGTCTTCAATACTAGCTAGGTTACTGTACTCAACCTCGAAACTTTTCAGATTTGATCCCACTAAGCAGTTAGCTGGAATATTGGGAATGTTGATCTTGTGTAAATGGAACCTTTCCATTGCCTTCATTTGAGCCAACTTCTTCAGATCATCCTGGTTAATGGGTTCAAATTTGGTGTTGATCACCTCAACTGTTCGGAGTTTTGAACAACAGTTTGCGATGTCGCTTTGAACTTTGTTGAAGTGACTGTTTGACAAAACTAATTTTTGAAGGTTCTTCAAAGGGTgtaaaaagttttcgttaaaaCTTGTGAAATTGCATCCATCCAAGGTAAgagtttcaacattttcaaggaGCTCCAAGGTCGTAGCGTCCATGTTGCCGTGATAGTCATGGATGACAATGTCTTTTGCTTCGAGAAGCTGCACTGGTATGTCATTCTGGCATTGAATGCACCAGATTAAGGAAGTGAAAAGCAAGAAAGTTTTGAAGATCCTGCAAAATTGAGTATGTTAGTTTGTTTAGGAAGCAATCTGCACCCTGTAAAAAGAATTCAGAGCTTGGAGAGTGCAAAGATCTAAAACCCACGACGGGCCTACTTTGTATGTTAGTGAACCATAAAACGACTTGCATCAAAAGtcctatttcattcaaaattttatctgtTGGATTCCGGATTGGGAATTTTTACAGTGTAATACTTTCTTGATAATAGATTTCATAAAACAGATCTGATGTTCATTTCGTTCTCCAGATATATAGCTCGTGAACTACTAAAAATGGGAAATCATACAAAATATATCTGAcgatacaaagaaataataataagcaAGTTGTTGTGGCTACATTATTGCAGGTTATCTgaaaattgatgattttcttaCTCGAAATAAAGTAGACCATATGCAAATTACAGTGTTTTTAGAATCCAAGAGATAAAATTTTAGACAGGTTAGGATAACTTCGCACTAACTACGAACAAAAGTTATTTGCATGCTGCACGATTACTCTTGGATACACGGCACcatttttttctgatgtttGTTAATTTgagtcatttcaattttttagttCGGAATTCCAAATTGCATTTTGGTCAAGAGAATTGAAGAATGGTTAAGAGTATTGATGtgcaaataaagttcattttcaagcaagaatacgtataatgaaaaaagaattaataatataagatATTCTTTATGAATAGAGTTGTCAAGTGTATATAAAAGTCAGTAATAATTGTTATGCATGTTCCAGTGGCATTAAGtatagatgtttttttttctatgaaacgCCCTAAAgttaagaaatgaaaattaaacTGGTGTAACATGAAATAATTAATCCCCAAAGCTGAGAacgtgaaatccaaaatcataGAGCTTGTTACAAATCAACTCGCTAGAAATTTGTCAAATTCCGAAAATCAATTCAtggaattttttaaataagaatTGAATTCTTAGATTCTTCATTCACAGTTACTTCATTTATAATGAAGGGTTTAGgtaaataagaaatattgaatttcattacAATAGCTACTCATATCATAGATTCCGAAAACATTTTTGTCAGTTCGTTTTATCAGATCATACAACACCAAAAACAACTTGTAGAAGCATTAAAGAGTTCCCtaattgatatttgatattaaacTAGAAGTAAAGACTATTTTCGAACCAATTATGAAATTAGTGTCAAAGTATATGAATAGTGAATATAATACTTACATTTTGTTGGTTGTGAAGACTCCCAAAAAACAAACTGAATCCAATTTGTTGCTTTTAGGTTTATAACTTCAATCTTATTTCAATAAGTCAATAGGTCAGAAAAATATCTTCTAAAAAAGTTATtgttttattaattataatcGGCGTTGATAAGAAAAAGATTCATTTTCATGTGCTAAAGTAAAATCGAATTCATATATTGATTGGCCTTCAAGATATCCAATAAGTTGATAGGTTAAGCTTTATTTTGAGCAAAAGTTTCACTTTTCTTGAATCCTATAGTATTTGAATTATCGTGAAGTAAAACACAACTAGCGGTATTTGACAATTCGTTCTAATGAAAGAGCAATGAGAGTGCAATAATTAAATTTCCCCAATGTTAACAATGCTCCGAAAACACTGTTAGGATGAGAGaaagaaataagttatttttacATTTCAGCAAAGGAGAACATCAAGTAATAATTTCGCTCAAATTTCTGAAGGAATATAATCCaaattttgagccgagaatgAAATCGAATGATTGTGTTCGATGTTCTGATAAAGAATTCGAGATGCGTTCCATAGCAGGGCCCATAAgacattttgttttctcaataattgatccgatattaaattgaaatttggaaatcagttacaaaattgtgaaatgttCAGGCAAAATTTCTTGAGATGCCCTCTatgagcatcaaatttgggacaccctgtacaatgtctatcattgtaaaatgacaaaataacaataagaaAACGTCAACGAGTTTCATACCGATACTACGTATGAAATTTTAATCGCATAcaactttttgacaactttcGTAATAATGGTCGCCCCTCTTGATATACTACCTTGTGTAACTCAAAAAGTGGTGATAGCAAAGCTAATACTGTTTTAGATTGTAATAGTGAATTTGAACTAagaataatgacaaaaaatggaaaaattccaGGAGGGACATTTTAATTAGGTAAAGAGTGAATTATGAGctgaacgaatttcattttgaataatgttcgaCTCACAACGtatttaacaataatttttattgaaaaccagTTCGCAGAAGTTATCAGTAATTACAAAGACACAACCATTTAAACCAACTTGCAGTAACCTAAATCTGGTGTGAAAGCCACCAACCATAACCACAATCTGCCGACCTACGATAATCACTCACGAGCCGCTACTGATATAGAGCATCGATAGAATGAATATAAGAAGCTATAGTTTTTTTAAGGAGAAAAGAAAATTAACTACTGACAAATGTGTAAAGAGCTTCAATATAACCACTATCATGTCATAATTTTAGGTTTTATATGTTATTccttgaatataaataaaaatcaaatacataaattaaatatttaattcGAATGACGAATGATTATAGGAGTCATAACAAGTGGAACACCTAAATTTGCCAAAAGATCGACTCGCATACCACTAACATCGACCTCCTTCAGTTTGGGtaacttcttcttgagaccCCTCAAATTGAGGCCTTGG carries:
- the LOC123674647 gene encoding leucine-rich repeat-containing protein 40-like produces the protein MFFKSFLLFTSLIWCIHCQNDIPVQLLEAKNIVIHDYHGNMDAKTLELLENVETLTLDGCNFTSFNKNFLHPLKNLQKFVFSNSQFNKVQSDISTCCSKLRTVEVINTKFGPINQDDLKRLAQRKAMERFHLHKMNIPNIPANCLVGSNLKSFEVEYSNLAIIEDGAFNGMEKLEILNLRNNKLTTIPTGSLASLKTLKELHLGSNLIQKVETKDIPSLPNLEKLNLGFNPIQGLNLRGLKKKLPKLKEVDVSGMRVDLLANLGVPLVMTPIIILCFLGVFTTNKMIFKTFLLFTSLIWCIQCQNDIPVQLLEAKDIVIHDYHGNMDATTLELLENVETLTLDGCNFTSFNENFLHPLKNLQKLVLSNSHFNKVQSDIANCCSKLRTVEVINTKFEPINQDDLKKLAQMKAMERFHLHKINIPNIPANCLVGSNLKSFEVEYSNLASIEDGAFNGMEKLEILILRNNKLKTIPTISLASLKSLKELHLGNNKIEKVETKDIPSLPNLEKLNLGFNPIEGLNLRGLKKKLPKLKEVDVSGMRVDLLANLGVPLVMTPIIIRHSNFGFGQLEITNKMIFKTFLLFTTLIWCVHSQNGIPVQLLEAKDIVIQDYHGTMNAKTLELLENVETLTLDGCNFSSFNENFLHPLKNLQTIVLSNSHFNKVQSDISTCCSKLRTVEVINTKFGPISQDDLKKLAQMKAMERFYLHKINIPVIQANCLVGSNLKNFEVEYSNLANIEDGAFNGMEKLEILILRNNKLKTIPTGSLASLKTLKELHLGSNLIEKVETKDIPSLPNLERVNLGHNPIKEINLTGLKEKLPKLKEVDVSGINIDVSKNQGVPLIKVALD